The following is a genomic window from Gemmatimonadota bacterium.
GCACGACGTACAGGGACTGCGCCCGGTCTTTCGACACGTTTCCCGCCGGGATATCCGACACTTCGAACTCCAGCCGTCTGTGGGGCCACTCCACGACGACGATGTCCTTTGCCGCGACCTGGTGCCCGGGTTTCGCGGGTCTGCCGGAAATGGAAACCAGACCCTGGTCGCAGGCTTTTTTGGCGGCATCCCGCTGCTTGATGATGCGGGACCGTTTCAAAAACAGATCTATTCTCATTTCATGGCATTCGCGGTATTCGCGGCGCGGTTCACCGCTCAGGGCAGGGCGTCCAGACCGCGTTCGTCGATGTACAACTCGCGGCGAAGATCCTCGATCCACCGTTCCCGTTCCCTGTTCCACTTGGCCTGCCTGGCCAGATACGTGATCTGCTGAAATTGGTCGTCCAGGGAGAGCTTTTCGCCGCCGGTCCTGCCGTTCAGCATCATGATGTGATAGGAGACGGCACCCTGGTCAACCACCTTGATGGGTTCGGTCATCTGGTTGACGGATATGGTGTCCAGGGCGGCCTGGTACTGGGGCAGCAACTGATCCATCATGAACTCTCCGATCCGGCCGCCGTCTGAAGCGGAGGCCAGGTCTTCCGAGTATTTGCCGGCGGCCTCGGCGAATGATTCATCGCCGTCGAGAATCCGCTGGCGCAGCATGGAAATCGTCTCCAGCGCACGATGATCGTCCTCATCTGTCTTCGGAATCTGGACCAGGATGTGACGCACCCGGATCTGGTCGCCCTTCCGTTCTTCCAGCTTGATGATATGCAGGCCCACGTCCGTTTGCACGGCGGGGCTGATCTCGCCCGGTTCGAGGGCGAAAGCCGCGTCTTCGAAATCGGCCATGAACGTGCCGCGGGTGAAGAATCCCAGGTCCCCGCCGTTCCGGGCGCTGTTCAGGTCTTCCGAATACCGCCGCGCCATTTCGCCGAAATCCTCCCCGTCTGCTATCCTGCGCCGGATCTCCTTGATCCGTGCATTCAAGGCGGCCACGACTTCCGGGTCCGGGCGTGAAGTGATCATGATGTGGCTCAAGTCGAGCTGGATGGGGTACGACGGAATGCTGTCGTAGTGGGTCTCATAGTACTGGGCTACTTCAAGGCCGGTAACCCGCACTTCGCCGAAGCGATCTTCCTCGAGCCTTCGCTGGAGCAGTTCCTCTTCCTTCTGGCGCCGAAGCAGCCGGTTCCAGTCCCGCATGGTCATGCCGGAATTCGTCACCAGTTGTTCAAGGGCTTCCCCGGAACCGAGCCGTTCCGTGTACTGGTCGATTATCTCGCGTACCGCGCCGTTTACCTGTTCGGCGGGTGCCCTTACGCTGTCCCTGCGCGCGTACGCGAGGATGACGCGCGTATCGATCATATTGTTCAACAACCGGTTCGGCAGGTCTTCCGGCTCCTGCTCGTCCTGCTGCATGCGATACATCTTTACCGCTTCAACCACGTCGGAATAAAGGATGATCTCGTTGTCCACGACGGCCACGACGTAGTCCAGCAACTGCTGGCCGTAGACGGGGCGGCCAGCCAAAGCTACGGCCAGGGCCAGGAACAGCCAGATATGACGGGGAAATGCGCGCATGTTCCTGCACCTCCGCTCCAGTCTACGGTGCGACGGGTTCCGATCGTATCAGGTTTCCGTTATAGATTTCCACGTCGGCCGCTTGCCGAAGCACATCCACGAACTGCCTGACCAGTTCGCGGCGCCGGTCCCGCAGCACCCTGTTGACGATCTCGCCGCGGACTTCATCCAGCGGCGGCAGCGTGCCCGCCTCGCGCCGGTCCACGACCCGGAAGATGAACGACCCGGATTCGGAAAGGACCGGCCGGGAGATCTGACCGGTGTTCAGGGAGAACACGATTTCCTGCACCGAAACATCGCTGATATCCGCCCTCTTCAGGAAGCCCAGGTCTCCGCCGTTGGCCGAGGAGGGGTGTATTGACCGCGTGCGAGCCAATTCCTCGAAAGTGCCGCGGCCGCGTGCCAACTGGTTGCGGACCTGCCGGGCCGTGGTCTCGTCCGGTAGAACGATCACGGACAGCCTGAGTTCCGGCTCGTGGGTTATGAATTCCTGCCGATGGGTCTCGAAGTAATCCGTTACTTCCTCGTCCGTCACCTCCAGCGACGAGTCGGCGATGACATGTTCCAGAGCGACATTGGCCAGGTGATCCCTGCGCATCCTGTTCAGTTCCCTGGCCGTCTCTTCTTCGCTGTCGAAATCCAGCCTGAGGGCTTCCTGGTAGAGCAGCTCGGTCCGGATCCAGTCAGATACCCAGTCCTTTCTCATCTGCAGCGTGGCGCCGGACAGCGCCACGGCTTCCATCTCGGCTTCCAGCTCATCGACCGTCAGCGCGGACTGATTCACCCGGGCGACGACCGTATCGGGGTCTTCCGAGGTGGAGAAAAGCCGGCACTGGGTGAAGAGCAGGGCCACGTTCAGAAGAACGACGCAATAGACCGCGGGTTTCATGCCGATTTCATACTCCAGCGGGCGGGCTTGTCTCGAATAGCCGGGCAGGTATCATTAACCATTCATGAGAGTTTAAGCAACAGGTTTTTAGCCGCGTCGACCCGCTCGGCTTCCGACTTGCCGGTCAGCCCCACCCTGATCCGGAAATCTTCCCCGTGGGGAAACTCGATGTCCAGCGCGGGATCTTCCGTCACACGCGCGAGGCGGTCCTTCGAAGGATAAAGGCCGTTCCGGTAGGTCATGGTCATTTCATTCCCGCGGATCATAAGTTGTCTCAATCCGATTTCGGCCGCGATCCGCCTTATGGAAACCAGGTCGAAGAGGATGCGCACCGGATCGGGCAGCCGGCCGAACCGGTCCCTCATCTCCTCGCGCAACGAGACGATGTCCTCTTCGTCCTCTACCCGTGAAAGCCGCTGGTAGAAACCGACCTTGAGCTTTCGATCCGCGATATAGTCGTCGGGGATGAAGGCGCCCACCTGCAGGTCGATGTCGGCTTCATGGACCTGTTCCCGTGTCTCGCCCTTCAGGTCCTGCATCGCCTCCTTCAACAGCCGGCAGTACAGATCGAATCCTATGGCGGATATGAATCCGTGCTGCTCCGTGCCCAGCAGGTTGCCGGCGCCCCGGATCTCCAGGTCCCGCATGGCGATATGGAACCCCGAGCCGAGCGCGGTGTACTCGGAAATCACGGCCAGCCGCTTGCGGGCGTCGGGGGTAACCGTACCGGCGGCGGGGATCATCAGGTACGCGTAGGCCCGGTGGTTCGACCTCCCCACGCGGCCCCGGAGCTGGTACAGCTGGGCAAGTCCGAAACGGTCCGCGCGATTGACCAGGATGGTGTTCACGCTGGGGATGTCCAGGCCGGATTCGATGATCATCGTGGACACGAGGCAGTCGTACTTGTGATCCAGGAAATCGATCATCACCCGTTCCAGCTCCCGTTCCTGCATCTGTCCGTGACCCACCACGAAAGAGACCTGGGGCAGGAGGCGCCGCAGGAATTCGGCGACCGCCTCGATGGACTGTACCCGGTTGTGGACGAAAAAGACCTGTCCTCCCCGGTCCACCTCCCGCATGATCGCCTCGCAGATCACTTCCTCGTTGAATCGCACCACCTCGGTATGCACCGGCAACCGATCCCTGGGCGGCGTGGTGATGAGGGACATGTCCCGCGCGGAGACCAGGGACATGTGGAGCGTCCGCGGAATGGGCGTCGCGGTCATGGTCATGACGTCGACGGAAGTCTTCAACTGCTTGAGCCGCTCCTTGTGGGCGACGCCGAACCGCTGTTCTTCATCGACCACGAGCAGGCCCATGTCGTGGAAGTCGATGTCGCCGGATATGAGGCGGTGCGTGCCTATGACGATGTCCACTTCGCCGCTCCGGAGGCCTGCTACGACGGCCTTCTGTTCCCTGGGCGGGACGAAGCGGCTCAGCATCCGGATGTTTACGGGGTAGTCCGCGAGCCGCTCGGAGAAGGTGGTCATATGCTGCTGCACCAGGATGGTGGTCGGGGCCAGTACCGCGACCTGTTTCCCGTCCAGTACCGCCTTGAAGGCCGCGCGGATCGCCACTTCCGTCTTCCCGTACCCCACGTCCCCGCAGATCAGCCGGTCCATGGGCACCGCCTGCTCCATGTCCGACTTGACGTCGGCCGCCGCCTGTTCCTGGTCCGGGGTATCGTCGTAGATGAAGGAGTCTTCCATTTCCTTCTGCCAGGGGGTGTCGATCGAAAAGGCGAATCCCGGGCTGGCCTGCCGGGCCGCGTAGAGTCTGACCAGGTCCTCCGCGATATCCCGGACGGCCTTTCGCGTGCGCTTCTTGGCCTGCTCCCAGGCCCTACCGCCCAGCTTCGACAACGCGGGCACCTCGCCGTCGGAACCGATGTATTTCTGCACCCGGTGCAACTGCTCGATGGGGATGAAAACCCGGTCGTCTCCGGCGTAGATCAGCGTCAGGCAGTCCCGCTCCCGTTCGTCCACGGCAATACGCTTCAATCCTACGTACCGGCCGATGCCGTGGTCTATATGGACGACGTAGTCCCCTTCCTTCAGGCTGGTGAAATCCTCGATTACCACGCCTTCCTTGAAGACCTTACGCCGGCGTCTCCGGTACCGGTTGAAGATCTCCGCGTCGGTCAGCACGACCAGGGGCAGGTCGGGCAGGATGAATCCGGCGTGCATGGCGCCGACCGCCATTTCGATCTCCTGGGCGTCCTCGCCCAGGATCTCCCGCAGTCTTTCCGCCTGTCCTTCGTTGTCGCAAACCACCACGACCCGGGCCGCGTTCGCGCTCCATTCCGCCAGGCGGGACTTCAGCACGTCCATCGCACCCTGGTATACGCCGGACGCCTCGGTTCCCATGGCGAGCCACCCATCGGCCGCCCGCGCGCCGCGCACCATGTCCATTGAGCCGTAGTAGGCCGACTCGGCCGTTACATCGCGCCAGCACATGATCGCGCTGCCGGGCTCGGGTACCAGGTCATCCGCCTCCGTCCTGCGCCGATGGGTGTTTTCGTATTCCTCCGCGAACGATTCCGCTTCACGCGCCAGTTCGTCGGGTTCGCACCGGACGATCAGCGTGTGGTCCGGCAGGTAGCTCATGATGGTGGGGGCGGAGGGATGGAACCAGGGCAGGTAGCGCTCACTGCCTTCAAACAGGCCGCCGTCCTCGATGTGGGAAATCAGTTCCGACGCGTCGATCGATCGCGATTCCCCCTCCCTCCTCGCCCGCTGGACCACTTCGACACGCTGTTCGGGATCGTCGATCATTTCCCTGTTCGGGAGCACGGTGAGTTCGCGGATGTGCTCCGACGACCGCTGGGAGTAGATATCGAACAGTCGAATCGATTCTATTTCGTCACCGAAGAACTCGATTCGACACGGCTGGTCCAACCCGTGGGGGTAAACATCCACGATACCGCCCCGCACGCTGTAGTGGCCCGGCGCCTGGACCATGTCCGCCCGCTCGTAGCCCAGCCGGTCGCACCGCGCAATCAGGTCGCTCAAGGGGATGGCGGAGCCTGACGCGAGCTGCAGCGCGGCGCCCTGAAGCACGGCGGGCGGCATGGTGCGCTGCATGACGGCCCTGACCGTCGCCACGACGAACAGCGGCCTGTTCCTCATCAGGGCGTAAAGGGCGTCCAGGCGCCGTCCCGACAGGTCGCCGGGCGGGGATACCTGGTCATAGGGCAGCACTTCCCAGGGGGGAAACAGCGCGACGTCGCCGGGATCCAGCAGACTGGAGACATCCTCGAACATCTCCTCGGCGGTGGCCGTGTCCTCCACGATGACCAGCGTCGCGCCGCCCCGTTTCCGGTGTGCGTGGGCGAGCAGCAGGGACCGCGACGATCCGGCGAGCCCCGACACCCGCGCGGAGCAGGCGGCATCGGCGGCCATCGCGAGATAACGCTGTACGATGGGGGATTTTTCCGAGGTGTCCAGAAGGTTTGGCAGGCGCATACGGGAGCGGTTCGACTACATCGGGTTACGCAGCCGGTGTGTGATCCGCTGCAATACGTCCTCGTTCCGGGCTTCGAAAGACCTGGCGGTGATCATCTCGTAGGCTGTAATATAGCGGCGCGCGGCTTCTATCCTGACATCGTCCGGAATGGCGGGAATGGGACCCTCTCCGCGAAAGCCGCGCTCCGCGAGCCATTCACGGACATATTCCTTGTCCAGCTTGTCTGGTTCTTCACCGCGGTTGAAACGGTCTTCGTAGGTGTTCCTGATCCAGAACCGGGACGAGTCGGGGGTATGGATTTCGTCGATCAGAACGACCCGGCCGTTGACGATTCCGAATTCATACTTGGTGTCCACCAGGATGAGGTTTTGGGCGGCCGCCAGTTCGCTCCCGAACGCGAACAGCGCCAGGGCTGCCCTTTCCATCTCCCGATACGTTCCTTCGTCCACAAGGCCCCTGCGAAGCACCTCTTCCGCCGAGATGGACTCGTCGTGAAAGCCTTTCTCCGGCTTCGTCGAAGGGGTAATAATGGGCCGGTCGAAAGCCTGGTTCTTTTTCATCCCGTCCGGCAGCGCATTGCCGCAGAAGTCGCGGCTCCCCCGGGAATAGTGGTACCAGGCCGACGTCGTGGTCACTCCGGTCAGATACCCCCGGACGACCATCTCGACCGGAATCAACCGGCATTCCCTGGCCACGAGAACGTTCGGATCAGGTACGTCGATCAGGTGGTTTTCGATGATATGCCGGGTCCGTTCGAACCAGTAGACCGCGGTCTGGTTGATGACCTGGCCCTTGAAGGGAAGTGCGCACAGCACCCGGTCGAAGGCGGAAATGCGATCGGTGGTCACGATGATCCGCTTTCCATTCAGCCGGTAGTTGTCCCTGACCTTGCCTTCGTATTTCTCGCCCAGGTCGAAACGGGTATCGTGCAGCACGTGATCCAACTGCCGCCTGAGGACGTCTTCAGACACCATGCTTGGCGTTGGTCCTTTCGGTGAATGGTCGGGCTGTGGAACGGTCCGGACATGACGTCGAAACCGCTCCCGAATCAAGCCCTTCACACTAAAGCGAAGGGGCCGGCATGTCAAGCGGAATCAAAGCCCCGGGCGCCCGGACCTCAGGATATCTTCATCCTGTTTCCGCCTCTGGCAACATCGCCCTCACGGGCCACGTTTTTTCCGTCAAACTCGTTTTTTACTGGACACCCGTCCGAACCGCTCTATTATATTTGGATTATCTTGCTACAAGACTGCCTTCCCGTTGATTTTGGTACGGATTTCAATGATCTGATTTCGTCATCTTCCGGTTTTTACAGGAGGTTTTATCATGTCCAAGCAGGCCGTCCTGACCTGTCTGAGCGTCGTCTCATGCCTATTGGTGGCCGCCGCATGCGCCGGGCCGCCCACTGAGGCCATGACCGCTGCGGAACAGGCCGTCAACGCCGCCATGGAAGCCGAGGTCGACAAGTACGCGCCGGCCGAGTTCGAAGCGGCCGCCGCTGAGCTCGAGAAGGCCCAGGGCCACATGGCCGCCGAGGAATACGGCGACGCCAAAACCGCCGCCGAGAACACCATCGCCCTGGTCGAAGCGGCCAACGAGGAGATGCTGGTCCAGAAGGAGTTGACCAAGCGCGAAGTCGACGAAGCCCTGCCGGCTTTCCTCGAACGCTGGGGTGAGATTTCAGGCGCCATCGAGGGGGGCCGCGGCAGAGCCGCCCGTGCGCTTGCCCAGGAAGCCTCGGCATTCGCCGACTCGCTGACCGTGCAGCTGAATGACCTTAAGGCGGCCGAGAAATGGCACGACATCAAAATGCTTCTTGAGTCGGCCAACATGACAGCCGACAGCTTCGCGGAACGGGCCGGCGGCTGACGCGGTGCGCTTCCCGACGGTATATCTCAAGGAACATAAAGCCGTCTGACGATGTGGTCAGGCGGCTTTTCCATTATCCGCTGGCCGCCGGTCCGAGACGCCGTCCGAAACACCGTCCAAATGGTTGTTGACATTTTCGGGGTGGATACATAGAATCAGTCAGGTTTTGAACTGAATCGATTTTCGGGCAGGATACAGGAGCATGGCATGAGCCTGACGGAATTGTTGGATGAAAACGCTATCCTGGTCAACCTCAAGGCCACGCAGAAACAGGAAGTGATCGAGGAACTGGCCGCGGCGCTGACGGCGTCCGGGAGGATCAGCGACAACCGGGAAGTGCTCCAGGCCGTCCTGGAACGCGAGAAGATCATGAGCACCGGGATCGGCAAGGGGGTCGCCATTCCCCACGGCAAATGCAAGGCCGTGGACAAGCTGGTCGGGGTGCTCGGGATCAAGAAGGAGGGGGTCGATTTCCAATCCCTCGACGAACAGCCTGTCTATCTCTTCTTCCTGCTCGTCTCTCCCCTGAATGTCTCCGGTCCCCATATCCGGGCGCTCGCCCACATTTCCCGCCTGTTGAGGCACGATAACCTGCGAAAACGGCTGATCGCCACGGAAAATCCTCGCGACGCCCTGGAACTCATCGCGGAAGAAGAAGAAAACATGTAAGCCGTCCCCGTTCCCGGGACCGTCCGCAGACTCACACGAAAAGCAAAGGATGAAGCCGTGGCACCTGTGTCCAGGATCGATGGCCGGGAGACCGGCCAGTTGCGTCCTGTCGAGATCCAGCGCAATTACCTCCGGCACGCGGAGGGTTCGGCGTTGATTGTCATGGGCGGCACGACCGTGCTCTGCTCGGCGAGCGTGGATGAGGGCGTACCGCCTTTTCTGAAAGGGAGCGGCAAGGGCTGGGTGACGGCGGAATACGGCATGTTGCCGCGCAGCACGAACACGCGGGTGTCCCGTGACGGCCGGCGCGGCAGCGTCTCCGGGCGAACGCAGGAAATCCAGCGGCTCATCGGGCGGTCGCTTCGGGCCGTTTTCGACCTGGAAAGCCTGGGGGAACGGTCCATCCTCATCGACTGCGACGTCATCGAAGCCGACGGTGGCACGCGCACCGCATCGATCACGGGCAGCTTCGTAGCGCTGCGCGACGCGGTGACGTGGCTGTCCGACCGGGGTTTGCTCGATCGCGACCCCATCAGGGACGCAGTTGCCGCCATCAGCGTCGGCATCATCGAGGGTATCCCCATGCTCGATCTCTGCTACGACGAGGATTCCACGGCGGACGTCGATATGAATCTCGTCATGACGGGCGGCGGCGAACTGGTCGAAATCCAGGGCACTGCCGAACACCACCCCTTTTCCATCGACCAGTTGTCCGCCATGCTCGACCTCGGCAAACGAGGTATAAACCAGTTGATCGATCTGCAGAATCAGGCGCTGGAACGAGGCTAGGCCGCGACCATGCCCATTGTGCTGGCCACGCGCAACCGGGGTAAAATCTCCGAAATCAAGGCACTGCTGCCCGGTGTGCGGTTCGAGCCGGCCGCATCTTTCCCCGGCTGCCCCGAACCGGAAGAATCGGGCCGTACCTTCGAGGAGAACGCCCTCATCAAGGCGCGGGCCGTCGCACGGTACACGGAAAGGACCGCGCTGGCGGACGATTCGGGTCTGGAGGTGGACGCCCTGGGTGGGGCGCCCGGCGTGCGCTCCGCGCGTTATGCCGGAACGGACGCCACCGACCAGGACAACCTGCTTCGCCTGCTCGATGCCCTGGACGGGATCTCCGACGCCGACCGCACGGCCCGGTTTCGATGCGTCATGGCGGTCGCCGCGCCCGATGGGCGCACGTGGACCGAAGAAGGCGTCTGCGAAGGGCGGATCCTGCGCGAACCCCGCGGAACGTCGGGATTCGGCTACGATCCGCTCTTTGTTCCCGCAGGCTATGGAAACACCTTCGGCGAACTGGACGCGGCCATTAAAAACCACATCAGCCACCGATCGATGGCACTGCGCCGGATCGCCGGAATACTGAAGACGCTACCCGGGGTACCCGAATGAAGCGGACAGGAACGCCATGAAAAAGTGGACCCGTGAAAAAGCCCACGCATGGTACCACGAAGCGGGCGCCATACGCGGCTGCAACTACCTGCCGCGCACGGCCGTGAATATGACCGAAATGTGGCAGGCGTCCACCTTCGACCCGGAAACCATCGACCAGGAACTGGGTTGGGCTGCCGGGGCGGGCTACAACAGCGTGCGGATTTTCGTCCAGTACCTGGTCTGGGCAGACGACCCGGGAGGGTTGAAGGAGCGGATGGACCGGTTCCTGGCCATCGCGTCGCGGCACGGCATCAGCGCCATGGTCATCCTCTTCTGCGACTGCTTCTTCGGGGGACGCGACCCCTACCTGGGTCCGCAGGACGAGCCGGTGCCCGGCGTGCACAACAGCCAGTGGGTGCCGAGTCCGGGCTTCGAACGTCTCGCCG
Proteins encoded in this region:
- a CDS encoding peptidylprolyl isomerase, whose translation is MRAFPRHIWLFLALAVALAGRPVYGQQLLDYVVAVVDNEIILYSDVVEAVKMYRMQQDEQEPEDLPNRLLNNMIDTRVILAYARRDSVRAPAEQVNGAVREIIDQYTERLGSGEALEQLVTNSGMTMRDWNRLLRRQKEEELLQRRLEEDRFGEVRVTGLEVAQYYETHYDSIPSYPIQLDLSHIMITSRPDPEVVAALNARIKEIRRRIADGEDFGEMARRYSEDLNSARNGGDLGFFTRGTFMADFEDAAFALEPGEISPAVQTDVGLHIIKLEERKGDQIRVRHILVQIPKTDEDDHRALETISMLRQRILDGDESFAEAAGKYSEDLASASDGGRIGEFMMDQLLPQYQAALDTISVNQMTEPIKVVDQGAVSYHIMMLNGRTGGEKLSLDDQFQQITYLARQAKWNRERERWIEDLRRELYIDERGLDALP
- a CDS encoding phosphoribosylaminoimidazolesuccinocarboxamide synthase — its product is MVSEDVLRRQLDHVLHDTRFDLGEKYEGKVRDNYRLNGKRIIVTTDRISAFDRVLCALPFKGQVINQTAVYWFERTRHIIENHLIDVPDPNVLVARECRLIPVEMVVRGYLTGVTTTSAWYHYSRGSRDFCGNALPDGMKKNQAFDRPIITPSTKPEKGFHDESISAEEVLRRGLVDEGTYREMERAALALFAFGSELAAAQNLILVDTKYEFGIVNGRVVLIDEIHTPDSSRFWIRNTYEDRFNRGEEPDKLDKEYVREWLAERGFRGEGPIPAIPDDVRIEAARRYITAYEMITARSFEARNEDVLQRITHRLRNPM
- the rph gene encoding ribonuclease PH, yielding MSRIDGRETGQLRPVEIQRNYLRHAEGSALIVMGGTTVLCSASVDEGVPPFLKGSGKGWVTAEYGMLPRSTNTRVSRDGRRGSVSGRTQEIQRLIGRSLRAVFDLESLGERSILIDCDVIEADGGTRTASITGSFVALRDAVTWLSDRGLLDRDPIRDAVAAISVGIIEGIPMLDLCYDEDSTADVDMNLVMTGGGELVEIQGTAEHHPFSIDQLSAMLDLGKRGINQLIDLQNQALERG
- a CDS encoding peptidyl-prolyl cis-trans isomerase; amino-acid sequence: MKPAVYCVVLLNVALLFTQCRLFSTSEDPDTVVARVNQSALTVDELEAEMEAVALSGATLQMRKDWVSDWIRTELLYQEALRLDFDSEEETARELNRMRRDHLANVALEHVIADSSLEVTDEEVTDYFETHRQEFITHEPELRLSVIVLPDETTARQVRNQLARGRGTFEELARTRSIHPSSANGGDLGFLKRADISDVSVQEIVFSLNTGQISRPVLSESGSFIFRVVDRREAGTLPPLDEVRGEIVNRVLRDRRRELVRQFVDVLRQAADVEIYNGNLIRSEPVAP
- the rdgB gene encoding RdgB/HAM1 family non-canonical purine NTP pyrophosphatase, producing the protein MPIVLATRNRGKISEIKALLPGVRFEPAASFPGCPEPEESGRTFEENALIKARAVARYTERTALADDSGLEVDALGGAPGVRSARYAGTDATDQDNLLRLLDALDGISDADRTARFRCVMAVAAPDGRTWTEEGVCEGRILREPRGTSGFGYDPLFVPAGYGNTFGELDAAIKNHISHRSMALRRIAGILKTLPGVPE
- a CDS encoding S4 domain-containing protein, with amino-acid sequence MRIDLFLKRSRIIKQRDAAKKACDQGLVSISGRPAKPGHQVAAKDIVVVEWPHRRLEFEVSDIPAGNVSKDRAQSLYVVLSDERLGDESPGFEEW
- a CDS encoding PTS sugar transporter subunit IIA translates to MSLTELLDENAILVNLKATQKQEVIEELAAALTASGRISDNREVLQAVLEREKIMSTGIGKGVAIPHGKCKAVDKLVGVLGIKKEGVDFQSLDEQPVYLFFLLVSPLNVSGPHIRALAHISRLLRHDNLRKRLIATENPRDALELIAEEEENM
- the mfd gene encoding transcription-repair coupling factor, with the protein product MRLPNLLDTSEKSPIVQRYLAMAADAACSARVSGLAGSSRSLLLAHAHRKRGGATLVIVEDTATAEEMFEDVSSLLDPGDVALFPPWEVLPYDQVSPPGDLSGRRLDALYALMRNRPLFVVATVRAVMQRTMPPAVLQGAALQLASGSAIPLSDLIARCDRLGYERADMVQAPGHYSVRGGIVDVYPHGLDQPCRIEFFGDEIESIRLFDIYSQRSSEHIRELTVLPNREMIDDPEQRVEVVQRARREGESRSIDASELISHIEDGGLFEGSERYLPWFHPSAPTIMSYLPDHTLIVRCEPDELAREAESFAEEYENTHRRRTEADDLVPEPGSAIMCWRDVTAESAYYGSMDMVRGARAADGWLAMGTEASGVYQGAMDVLKSRLAEWSANAARVVVVCDNEGQAERLREILGEDAQEIEMAVGAMHAGFILPDLPLVVLTDAEIFNRYRRRRRKVFKEGVVIEDFTSLKEGDYVVHIDHGIGRYVGLKRIAVDERERDCLTLIYAGDDRVFIPIEQLHRVQKYIGSDGEVPALSKLGGRAWEQAKKRTRKAVRDIAEDLVRLYAARQASPGFAFSIDTPWQKEMEDSFIYDDTPDQEQAAADVKSDMEQAVPMDRLICGDVGYGKTEVAIRAAFKAVLDGKQVAVLAPTTILVQQHMTTFSERLADYPVNIRMLSRFVPPREQKAVVAGLRSGEVDIVIGTHRLISGDIDFHDMGLLVVDEEQRFGVAHKERLKQLKTSVDVMTMTATPIPRTLHMSLVSARDMSLITTPPRDRLPVHTEVVRFNEEVICEAIMREVDRGGQVFFVHNRVQSIEAVAEFLRRLLPQVSFVVGHGQMQERELERVMIDFLDHKYDCLVSTMIIESGLDIPSVNTILVNRADRFGLAQLYQLRGRVGRSNHRAYAYLMIPAAGTVTPDARKRLAVISEYTALGSGFHIAMRDLEIRGAGNLLGTEQHGFISAIGFDLYCRLLKEAMQDLKGETREQVHEADIDLQVGAFIPDDYIADRKLKVGFYQRLSRVEDEEDIVSLREEMRDRFGRLPDPVRILFDLVSIRRIAAEIGLRQLMIRGNEMTMTYRNGLYPSKDRLARVTEDPALDIEFPHGEDFRIRVGLTGKSEAERVDAAKNLLLKLS